The Burkholderia cepacia genome includes a region encoding these proteins:
- the hemF gene encoding oxygen-dependent coproporphyrinogen oxidase, whose product MTDSTYDVTRVRTYLQGLQTRIADALGALDGTPLATDAWQRGPGERLRGGGCTRILEGGRVFERAGIGFSDVAGDALPPSASAARPQLAGRGFEALGVSLVLHPRNPYCPTVHMNVRMLIATKPGEAPIFWFGGGMDLTPVYPFEDDARHFHQTCKDALDPFGAELYPRFKTWCDEYFFLKHRNETRGVGGIFFDDFSEPGFERSFEMMQSVGDAFLNAYLPIVERRVALPYGERERDFQAYRRGRYVEFNLVFDRGTLFGLQSGGRTESILMSMPPVANWRYNWQPEPGSPEARLSEFLVPRDWV is encoded by the coding sequence ATGACCGATTCGACCTACGACGTGACGCGCGTGCGCACGTACCTCCAGGGCCTGCAGACACGCATCGCCGACGCGCTCGGCGCGCTCGACGGCACGCCGCTCGCGACCGATGCGTGGCAGCGCGGGCCCGGCGAGCGCCTGCGCGGCGGCGGCTGCACGCGGATTCTCGAAGGCGGCCGCGTGTTCGAGCGCGCGGGGATCGGTTTTTCCGACGTCGCGGGCGACGCGCTGCCGCCGTCGGCGAGCGCCGCGCGCCCGCAGCTGGCCGGCCGCGGCTTCGAGGCGCTCGGCGTGTCGCTGGTGCTGCACCCGCGCAATCCGTACTGCCCGACCGTGCACATGAACGTGCGGATGCTGATCGCGACGAAGCCCGGCGAGGCGCCGATCTTCTGGTTCGGCGGCGGGATGGATCTGACACCGGTTTATCCGTTCGAGGACGACGCGCGGCATTTCCACCAGACCTGCAAGGACGCGCTCGATCCGTTCGGCGCCGAGCTCTATCCACGTTTCAAGACGTGGTGCGACGAGTATTTCTTCCTGAAGCACCGCAACGAGACGCGGGGCGTCGGCGGGATCTTCTTCGACGATTTCTCCGAGCCCGGATTCGAACGCTCGTTTGAGATGATGCAAAGCGTCGGCGACGCGTTCCTGAACGCGTACCTGCCGATCGTCGAGCGTCGTGTCGCGCTGCCGTACGGCGAGCGCGAGCGCGACTTCCAGGCTTACCGGCGCGGCCGCTACGTCGAATTCAACCTCGTGTTCGACCGCGGCACGCTGTTCGGCCTGCAAAGCGGCGGCCGGACCGAATCGATCCTGATGTCGATGCCGCCGGTCGCGAACTGGCGCTACAACTGGCAGCCCGAGCCGGGCTCTCCGGAAGCGCGCCTGAGCGAGTTCCTCGTGCCGCGCGACTGGGTCTGA
- a CDS encoding methylglyoxal synthase, which translates to MSKPRIALIAHDAKKDEIVALAGEYRATLAQCRLVATGTTGGRIADAHGLEVERKLSGPLGGDLQIGAELADGRVDIVVFLRDPMTAQPHDPDITALVRACDVHDVPVATNVATARMLLDDLMRKMGAAG; encoded by the coding sequence ATGAGCAAACCCCGCATCGCATTGATTGCGCACGACGCGAAGAAGGACGAGATCGTCGCGCTCGCGGGCGAATACCGCGCGACGCTCGCGCAATGCCGGCTGGTCGCGACCGGCACGACGGGCGGCCGCATCGCGGACGCGCACGGGCTGGAGGTGGAGCGCAAGCTGTCGGGGCCGCTCGGCGGCGACCTGCAGATCGGTGCGGAACTGGCGGACGGCCGCGTGGACATCGTCGTGTTCCTGCGCGACCCGATGACCGCGCAGCCGCACGACCCCGACATCACCGCGCTCGTGCGCGCGTGCGACGTGCACGACGTGCCGGTCGCGACCAACGTCGCGACGGCGCGGATGCTGCTCGACGATCTGATGAGGAAGATGGGTGCGGCCGGCTAG
- a CDS encoding SDR family oxidoreductase produces the protein MDLGIEGKTALVCAASKGLGRGCAEALAAEGVNLVIVARTRDTLEATADAIRAASGVAVTAVACDITTPEGRAAALAACPQPDILVNNAGGPPPGDFRDFSHDDWIRALEANMLTPIELIRATVDGMIARRFGRIVNITSSAVKAPIDVLALSNGARSGLTGFVAGLSRKVAGQGVTINNLLPGLFDTDRIATTLAASAKAQGVTVDEMRARRTKDIPAGRLGTRAEFGAACAFLCSVHAGYITGQNWLLDGGAYPGTF, from the coding sequence ATGGATCTCGGCATCGAAGGAAAGACCGCGCTCGTGTGCGCGGCAAGCAAGGGGCTCGGTCGCGGCTGCGCGGAAGCGCTGGCCGCCGAGGGCGTGAACCTCGTGATCGTCGCGCGCACGCGCGACACGCTGGAGGCGACCGCGGACGCGATCCGCGCGGCGTCGGGCGTCGCCGTGACCGCGGTCGCCTGCGACATCACGACGCCGGAAGGCCGCGCGGCCGCGCTCGCCGCGTGCCCGCAGCCGGACATTCTCGTGAACAATGCGGGCGGCCCGCCGCCCGGCGACTTCCGCGACTTCTCGCACGACGACTGGATCCGCGCGCTCGAGGCGAACATGCTGACGCCGATCGAGCTGATCCGCGCGACCGTCGACGGGATGATCGCGCGCCGCTTCGGCCGGATCGTCAACATCACGAGTTCGGCCGTGAAGGCGCCGATCGACGTGCTCGCGCTGTCGAACGGCGCGCGCTCGGGGCTGACCGGCTTCGTCGCGGGGCTGTCGCGCAAGGTCGCGGGGCAGGGCGTGACGATCAACAACCTGCTGCCGGGCCTGTTCGACACCGACCGGATCGCGACCACGCTCGCCGCGTCGGCGAAGGCGCAGGGCGTGACGGTCGACGAAATGCGCGCGCGCCGTACGAAGGACATTCCGGCCGGCCGCCTCGGCACGCGTGCCGAATTCGGCGCGGCCTGCGCGTTCCTGTGCAGCGTGCATGCCGGCTACATCACCGGGCAGAACTGGCTGCTCGACGGCGGCGCGTATCCTGGCACGTTCTGA
- the rlmH gene encoding 23S rRNA (pseudouridine(1915)-N(3))-methyltransferase RlmH yields the protein MKLFILAVGHKMPGWIASGFDEYTKRMPPELRIELREIKPELRSGGRSAESVMAAERQKIEAALPKGARLVALDERGRDWTTMQLAQALPGWQQDGRDVAFVIGGADGLDPELKARADVLLRISSMTLPHGMVRVLLAEQLYRAWSITQNHPYHRA from the coding sequence ATGAAGCTTTTCATCCTTGCGGTCGGCCACAAGATGCCGGGCTGGATCGCGTCCGGCTTCGACGAATACACGAAGCGGATGCCGCCGGAACTGCGCATCGAGTTGCGCGAGATCAAGCCCGAACTGCGTTCGGGCGGCCGCAGCGCCGAAAGCGTGATGGCGGCCGAGCGGCAGAAGATCGAGGCCGCGTTGCCGAAGGGCGCGCGCCTCGTCGCGCTCGACGAGCGCGGCCGCGACTGGACCACGATGCAGCTCGCGCAGGCGCTGCCCGGCTGGCAGCAGGACGGCCGCGACGTCGCGTTCGTGATCGGCGGTGCCGACGGGCTCGATCCGGAGCTGAAGGCACGTGCCGACGTGCTGCTGCGCATCTCGAGCATGACGCTGCCGCACGGGATGGTGCGCGTGCTGCTCGCCGAACAGCTTTACCGGGCGTGGAGCATCACGCAGAATCACCCCTACCACCGCGCATGA
- a CDS encoding nicotinate-nucleotide adenylyltransferase yields MDTTTRPAPLPRRIGLLGGTFDPIHDGHLALARRFAGLLGLTELVLLPAGQPYQKRDVSAAEHRLAMTRAAAGSLSLPGVTVTVATDEIEHTGPTYTVETLARWRARIGPDASLSLLIGADQLVRLDTWRDWRTLFDYAHICVSTRPGFDLGAAPPDVAREIAARQAGADVLKATPAGRLLIDTTLSFDIAATDIRAHLRECIARHAQMPDASAEHVPAAVWAYILQHRLYHS; encoded by the coding sequence CTGGACACCACCACCCGCCCCGCCCCGCTGCCGCGTCGTATCGGCCTGCTGGGCGGCACTTTCGACCCGATCCACGACGGCCATCTCGCGCTCGCGCGCCGGTTCGCCGGGCTGCTCGGCCTGACCGAACTCGTGCTGCTGCCCGCCGGGCAGCCGTACCAGAAGCGCGACGTGTCGGCCGCCGAGCACCGGCTCGCGATGACCCGCGCGGCCGCCGGCTCGCTGTCCCTGCCGGGCGTGACCGTGACCGTCGCCACCGACGAGATCGAGCACACCGGCCCGACCTACACGGTCGAGACGCTCGCGCGCTGGCGCGCGCGGATCGGCCCGGACGCGTCGCTGTCGCTGCTGATCGGCGCCGACCAGCTCGTGCGCCTCGACACGTGGCGCGACTGGCGCACGCTGTTCGACTACGCGCACATCTGCGTGTCGACGCGCCCGGGCTTCGACCTGGGCGCGGCGCCGCCGGACGTCGCGCGGGAGATCGCCGCGCGGCAGGCCGGCGCCGACGTGCTGAAGGCCACGCCGGCCGGCCGCCTGCTGATCGATACGACCCTTTCGTTCGACATCGCCGCGACCGACATCCGCGCCCACCTGCGCGAATGCATCGCGCGCCATGCGCAAATGCCCGACGCATCGGCCGAGCATGTGCCGGCCGCCGTATGGGCCTATATTCTTCAACATCGCCTCTACCATTCCTGA
- the rsfS gene encoding ribosome silencing factor, with translation MDIRKLQRVIVDALEDVKAQDIKVFNTSHLTELFDRVVVASGTSNRQTKALASSVRDKVKEAGGDIVSSEGEDTGEWVLVDCGDAIVHILQPALRQYYNLEEIWGDKPVRMKLGGGKGNGFATASEGDDDEEEAAPARPARKTAARRR, from the coding sequence ATGGATATTCGCAAACTGCAGCGCGTGATCGTCGACGCCCTCGAAGACGTCAAGGCGCAAGACATCAAGGTGTTCAACACCAGCCACCTGACCGAACTGTTCGACCGCGTGGTCGTCGCTTCGGGCACCTCCAACCGCCAGACCAAGGCCCTCGCGTCGAGCGTGCGGGACAAGGTCAAGGAAGCCGGCGGCGACATCGTCAGCTCCGAAGGCGAAGACACCGGCGAATGGGTGCTCGTCGACTGCGGCGACGCGATCGTGCACATCCTGCAGCCGGCCCTGCGCCAGTACTACAACCTCGAGGAAATCTGGGGCGACAAGCCCGTGCGGATGAAGCTCGGCGGCGGCAAGGGGAACGGCTTCGCCACGGCCAGCGAAGGCGACGACGACGAGGAAGAAGCCGCGCCCGCACGCCCGGCGCGCAAGACGGCCGCCCGCCGCCGTTGA
- the upp gene encoding uracil phosphoribosyltransferase, producing MKQDSRFPNLFITDHPLIQHKLTHMRDKDTSTRTFRELLREITLLMGYEITRNLPITTKRVETPLVAVDAPVIAGRKLAIVPVLRAGIGMSDGLLDLVPSARVGHIGVYRADDHRPVEYLVRLPDLEDRIFILCDPMVATGYSAVHAVDVLKRRNVPAANIMFVALVAAPEGVQVFQDAHPDVKLFVASLDSHLNEHAYIVPGLGDAGDRLFGTKN from the coding sequence ATGAAACAGGACAGCCGTTTCCCGAATCTCTTCATCACCGATCACCCGCTGATCCAGCACAAGCTCACGCACATGCGCGACAAGGACACGTCCACCCGGACGTTCCGCGAGCTGCTGCGCGAAATCACGCTGCTGATGGGTTACGAGATCACCCGCAACCTCCCGATCACGACCAAGCGGGTCGAAACCCCGCTCGTCGCGGTCGACGCGCCGGTGATCGCGGGCAGGAAGCTGGCGATCGTGCCGGTGCTGCGCGCGGGCATCGGGATGTCGGACGGCCTGCTCGACCTGGTGCCGTCCGCGCGCGTCGGCCACATCGGCGTGTACCGCGCCGACGACCACCGCCCGGTCGAATACCTGGTGCGCCTGCCGGATCTGGAAGACCGCATCTTCATCCTGTGCGACCCGATGGTCGCGACCGGCTATTCGGCCGTGCACGCGGTCGACGTGCTGAAACGCCGCAACGTGCCGGCCGCGAACATCATGTTCGTCGCGCTGGTGGCCGCGCCCGAAGGCGTGCAGGTGTTCCAGGACGCGCACCCCGACGTCAAGCTGTTCGTCGCGTCGCTCGATTCGCACCTGAACGAGCACGCGTACATCGTGCCGGGCCTGGGCGACGCGGGCGACCGCCTGTTCGGCACCAAGAACTGA
- the purD gene encoding phosphoribosylamine--glycine ligase: MKLLVVGSGGREHALAWKLAQSPRVQMVYVAPGNGGTAQDERLKNVDITALDELADFAESEGVAFTLVGPEAPLAAGIVNLFRARGLKVFGPTREAAQLESSKDFAKAFMKRHGIPTAEYETFSDVAAAHAYIDAKGAPIVVKADGLAAGKGVVVAMTLEEAHQAVDMMLSGNKLGDAGARVVIEEFLDGEEASFIVMVDGKHALALASSQDHKRLLDEDRGPNTGGMGAYSPAPIVTPQMHARVMREIIMPTVRGMEKDGIRFTGFLYAGLMIDKEGNPRTLEFNCRMGDPETQPIMARLKSDFSKVVEQAIAGTLDTVELDWDRRTALGVVLAAHGYPDAPRKGDRINGIPAETEQAVTFHAGTTLDGDKLTTSGGRVLCVVGLADSVREAQQHAYDTINQINFEGMQYRRDIGFRALNRKSA, translated from the coding sequence ATGAAACTACTCGTCGTCGGTTCCGGCGGCCGCGAACATGCGCTGGCGTGGAAGCTCGCGCAGTCGCCGCGCGTCCAGATGGTCTACGTCGCGCCCGGCAATGGCGGCACGGCGCAGGACGAGCGTCTGAAGAACGTCGACATCACGGCGCTCGACGAGCTCGCCGATTTCGCGGAAAGCGAAGGCGTCGCGTTCACGCTCGTCGGGCCGGAAGCGCCGCTCGCGGCCGGCATCGTCAACCTGTTCCGCGCACGCGGCCTGAAGGTCTTCGGCCCGACCCGCGAAGCCGCGCAGCTCGAGAGCTCGAAGGATTTCGCGAAGGCGTTCATGAAGCGCCACGGCATCCCGACCGCCGAGTACGAAACGTTCTCCGACGTGGCCGCCGCGCACGCGTACATCGACGCGAAGGGTGCGCCGATCGTCGTGAAGGCCGACGGCCTCGCGGCCGGCAAGGGTGTCGTCGTCGCGATGACGCTGGAAGAAGCGCATCAGGCCGTCGACATGATGCTGTCGGGCAACAAGCTGGGCGACGCCGGCGCCCGCGTCGTGATCGAGGAATTCCTCGACGGCGAGGAAGCCAGCTTCATCGTGATGGTCGACGGCAAGCACGCGCTGGCGCTGGCTTCCAGCCAGGACCACAAGCGCCTGCTCGACGAGGATCGCGGCCCGAACACCGGCGGCATGGGCGCGTATTCGCCCGCGCCGATCGTCACGCCGCAGATGCACGCACGCGTGATGCGCGAGATCATCATGCCGACCGTGCGCGGGATGGAGAAGGACGGCATCCGCTTCACGGGCTTCCTGTATGCGGGCCTGATGATCGACAAGGAAGGCAATCCGCGCACGCTCGAATTCAACTGCCGGATGGGCGACCCGGAAACGCAGCCGATCATGGCGCGCCTGAAGAGCGATTTCTCGAAGGTCGTCGAGCAGGCGATCGCGGGCACGCTCGACACGGTCGAGCTCGACTGGGACCGCCGCACCGCACTCGGCGTCGTGCTGGCCGCGCACGGTTATCCGGACGCGCCGCGCAAGGGCGACCGCATCAACGGGATCCCGGCCGAGACCGAACAGGCGGTCACGTTCCATGCGGGCACGACGCTCGACGGCGACAAGCTGACGACGTCCGGCGGCCGCGTGCTGTGCGTGGTCGGCCTCGCCGATTCGGTGCGCGAAGCGCAGCAGCATGCGTACGACACGATCAACCAGATCAATTTCGAAGGCATGCAGTACCGCCGCGACATCGGCTTCCGCGCGCTCAACCGCAAGAGCGCGTAA
- a CDS encoding YebC/PmpR family DNA-binding transcriptional regulator: protein MAGHSKWANIKHKKAAADAKRGKIWTRLIKEIQVAARLGGGDVNSNPRLRLAVDKAADANMPKDNVKRAIDRGVGGADGANYEEIRYEGYGISGAAIIVDTLTDNRTRTVAEVRHAFSKFGGNMGTDGSVAFMFDHVGQFLFAPGTSEDALMEAALEAGANDVNTNDDGSIEVLCDWQAFSAVKDALEAGGFKAELAEVTMKPQNEVEFTGDDAAKMQKLLDALENLDDVQDVYTNAVIVEE, encoded by the coding sequence ATGGCTGGTCATTCGAAATGGGCCAACATCAAGCATAAGAAGGCAGCGGCCGACGCGAAGCGCGGCAAGATCTGGACTCGCCTGATCAAGGAAATCCAGGTCGCGGCACGCCTCGGCGGCGGCGACGTCAACTCGAACCCGCGCCTGCGTCTCGCGGTCGACAAGGCGGCCGACGCGAACATGCCGAAGGACAACGTCAAGCGCGCGATCGATCGCGGCGTCGGCGGCGCGGACGGCGCGAACTACGAGGAAATCCGTTACGAAGGCTACGGCATCAGCGGCGCGGCGATCATCGTCGACACGCTGACCGACAACCGCACCCGCACGGTCGCGGAAGTCCGCCACGCGTTCTCGAAGTTCGGCGGCAACATGGGCACCGACGGCTCGGTCGCGTTCATGTTCGATCACGTCGGCCAGTTCCTGTTCGCACCGGGCACGTCGGAAGACGCGCTGATGGAAGCCGCGCTCGAAGCCGGCGCGAACGACGTGAACACGAACGACGACGGCTCGATCGAAGTGCTGTGCGACTGGCAGGCGTTCTCGGCGGTGAAGGACGCGCTCGAGGCCGGCGGCTTCAAGGCCGAACTCGCCGAAGTGACGATGAAGCCGCAGAACGAAGTCGAATTCACCGGCGACGACGCGGCGAAGATGCAGAAGCTCCTGGATGCGCTCGAGAACCTCGACGACGTGCAGGACGTGTATACGAACGCCGTCATCGTCGAGGAATGA